From a single Raphanus sativus cultivar WK10039 chromosome 3, ASM80110v3, whole genome shotgun sequence genomic region:
- the LOC108844860 gene encoding probable FBD-associated F-box protein At1g32375 isoform X2 yields the protein MTSLCRISHPFCSCRSVMDRISQLPEHLLLRILSLLPSTKDVVDTMVLSKRWQFLWTLVPRLVYDGIHQNTTKETFSKFVDRSLLLHEAPVLDYLQFRLGWKSSDVDNIGVWARAVSRHSGNILSSISPVRVLYLRLSSLEDAYPSSGCIFHRLVDFKLCRCERQWLDLLMCVLRDSPKLRTLKLVQYGYQADDPNPCWSEPSLVPECLLSSLETLECESYEGTKKEKEVVEYILRNGRCLRKVTISSRSTDSNKKIKELALSFRSSPICQVVFN from the exons ATGACTAGTTTGTGTAGAATTTCACATCCATTTTGTTCCTGCCGATCTGTGATGGATAGGATAAGTCAGCTACCTGAACATCTTCTTTTGAGGATTCTGTCGTTGCTGCCTAGTACCAAAGATGTTGTGGACACAATGGTTTTGTCCAAACGGTGGCAGTTTCTGTGGACGCTTGTGCCAAGACTAGTCTACGATGGTATCCATCAGAATACCACGAAAGAAACTTTCTCGAAGTTTGTAGACAGATCATTGCTTTTGCACGAGGCTCCAGTTCTAGACTATTTGCAGTTCAGGCTTGGTTGGAAGTCTAGTGATGTTGATAATATTGGAGTATGGGCTAGAGCTGTATCTAGACACTCTGGGAATATTCTGAGTTCCATATCCCCAGTCAGGGTTCTCTATCTACGTTTATCATCCTTAGAG GATGCATATCCTAGTAGTGGTTGTATCTTCCACCGCCTGGTAGATTTTAAGCTCTGCAGATGTGAGAGGCAGTGGTTGGACTTACTTATGTGTGTGCTAAGAGATTCTCCTAAATTACGAACTCTCAAACTTGTTcag TATGGCTATCAAGCGGATGATCCGAACCCATGTTGGAGTGAACCGAGCTTAGTTCCTGAATGTTTGCTATCGAGTCTTGAAACTCTCGAATGTGAAAGCTATGAAggaacaaaaaaagagaaagaagtggtggaatatatattaagaaacgGTCGATGTTTAAGAAAGGTGACTATCTCCTCTAGATCCACCGACTCTAACAAGAAAATTAAGGAGCTGGCATTGTCGTTCAGGAGTTCACCTATCTGCCAGGTTGTATTCAACTGA
- the LOC108844860 gene encoding probable FBD-associated F-box protein At1g32375 isoform X1, with amino-acid sequence MTSLCRISHPFCSCRSVMDRISQLPEHLLLRILSLLPSTKDVVDTMVLSKRWQFLWTLVPRLVYDGIHQNTTKETFSKFVDRSLLLHEAPVLDYLQFRLGWKSSDVDNIGVWARAVSRHSGNILSSISPVRVLYLRLSSLEDAYPSSGCIFHRLVDFKLCRCERQWLDLLMCVLRDSPKLRTLKLVQQYGYQADDPNPCWSEPSLVPECLLSSLETLECESYEGTKKEKEVVEYILRNGRCLRKVTISSRSTDSNKKIKELALSFRSSPICQVVFN; translated from the exons ATGACTAGTTTGTGTAGAATTTCACATCCATTTTGTTCCTGCCGATCTGTGATGGATAGGATAAGTCAGCTACCTGAACATCTTCTTTTGAGGATTCTGTCGTTGCTGCCTAGTACCAAAGATGTTGTGGACACAATGGTTTTGTCCAAACGGTGGCAGTTTCTGTGGACGCTTGTGCCAAGACTAGTCTACGATGGTATCCATCAGAATACCACGAAAGAAACTTTCTCGAAGTTTGTAGACAGATCATTGCTTTTGCACGAGGCTCCAGTTCTAGACTATTTGCAGTTCAGGCTTGGTTGGAAGTCTAGTGATGTTGATAATATTGGAGTATGGGCTAGAGCTGTATCTAGACACTCTGGGAATATTCTGAGTTCCATATCCCCAGTCAGGGTTCTCTATCTACGTTTATCATCCTTAGAG GATGCATATCCTAGTAGTGGTTGTATCTTCCACCGCCTGGTAGATTTTAAGCTCTGCAGATGTGAGAGGCAGTGGTTGGACTTACTTATGTGTGTGCTAAGAGATTCTCCTAAATTACGAACTCTCAAACTTGTTcag CAGTATGGCTATCAAGCGGATGATCCGAACCCATGTTGGAGTGAACCGAGCTTAGTTCCTGAATGTTTGCTATCGAGTCTTGAAACTCTCGAATGTGAAAGCTATGAAggaacaaaaaaagagaaagaagtggtggaatatatattaagaaacgGTCGATGTTTAAGAAAGGTGACTATCTCCTCTAGATCCACCGACTCTAACAAGAAAATTAAGGAGCTGGCATTGTCGTTCAGGAGTTCACCTATCTGCCAGGTTGTATTCAACTGA
- the LOC108844860 gene encoding probable FBD-associated F-box protein At1g32375 isoform X3: protein MVLSKRWQFLWTLVPRLVYDGIHQNTTKETFSKFVDRSLLLHEAPVLDYLQFRLGWKSSDVDNIGVWARAVSRHSGNILSSISPVRVLYLRLSSLEDAYPSSGCIFHRLVDFKLCRCERQWLDLLMCVLRDSPKLRTLKLVQQYGYQADDPNPCWSEPSLVPECLLSSLETLECESYEGTKKEKEVVEYILRNGRCLRKVTISSRSTDSNKKIKELALSFRSSPICQVVFN from the exons ATGGTTTTGTCCAAACGGTGGCAGTTTCTGTGGACGCTTGTGCCAAGACTAGTCTACGATGGTATCCATCAGAATACCACGAAAGAAACTTTCTCGAAGTTTGTAGACAGATCATTGCTTTTGCACGAGGCTCCAGTTCTAGACTATTTGCAGTTCAGGCTTGGTTGGAAGTCTAGTGATGTTGATAATATTGGAGTATGGGCTAGAGCTGTATCTAGACACTCTGGGAATATTCTGAGTTCCATATCCCCAGTCAGGGTTCTCTATCTACGTTTATCATCCTTAGAG GATGCATATCCTAGTAGTGGTTGTATCTTCCACCGCCTGGTAGATTTTAAGCTCTGCAGATGTGAGAGGCAGTGGTTGGACTTACTTATGTGTGTGCTAAGAGATTCTCCTAAATTACGAACTCTCAAACTTGTTcag CAGTATGGCTATCAAGCGGATGATCCGAACCCATGTTGGAGTGAACCGAGCTTAGTTCCTGAATGTTTGCTATCGAGTCTTGAAACTCTCGAATGTGAAAGCTATGAAggaacaaaaaaagagaaagaagtggtggaatatatattaagaaacgGTCGATGTTTAAGAAAGGTGACTATCTCCTCTAGATCCACCGACTCTAACAAGAAAATTAAGGAGCTGGCATTGTCGTTCAGGAGTTCACCTATCTGCCAGGTTGTATTCAACTGA